In the Nocardia asteroides genome, CGGCATCTCGCGGGCCAGCAGCCTGCGCACCGGCTCGTGCGAGGTGCTGGTGGCGGCGCCGAGCAGCGGGCCGAGGATCATGCCGGGGTTGAGCACGACCAGCTCGGGGCCGTCCGGGTGCGCGGCGGCGAAATCCCAGGCGGCGCGCTCGGCGAGCACCTTGCTCTTGGGGTAGGCGGTCGCCTTCTCGACCACGGTCCAGTCGGCCTCGGTGCGCACCCCGTCGTCACCGTGGCCGTAGACGATGGCGGCGGTGGACGAGGTCTGCACCACCCGGCGCACCCCGGCGGCCGCGGCGTGGCGCAGTACCCGCAGCGTGCCGTCGACCGCGGGGCGGATCAGGTCGTCCTCGTGCTTCGGCGGCGCGGCGGGGAACGGCGAGGCGACGTGCAGCACGCCCTCGACTCCGGTCATCGCCTCGGCCCAGCCCGCGTCGGTGAGCAGGTCGGCCTCGGCGAATTCGAGGTCGCCGCCGAGCGCGGTCAGGTGTTCGCGCCTGCCGGTGGCGGCGGCGTCGCGCACCGTGGCGCGGACCGCGTACCCGGCGCGCAGGAGTTCGGCGACGCAGTGTCCGGCGAGGAATCCGGTCGCGCCGGTGACGAGGATGCGGGGGCTCATCGGGGTCTCCTTCGGTACGCTGGCGGCGACGATCTGAGCGCCGCTCAATTAATCTAAGCATCGCTCAGACGCGCTGTCCACTACGCTGATCGGGTGCGGCGGACCACCTATCACCACGGAGCGCTCCGCGATGCCCTGATGGCGGCCTGCCTGCGGCTGCTGGAGTCCGAGGGGCTGGCGGCGGTGAGCCTGCGCCGGGTCGCGCGCGAGGCCGGGGTCAGCACCGGCGCGCCCTACCACCACTTCCCCGACCGCTCCGCGCTGCTCTCCGCGCTCTCGGTGCAGGGCTTCGAGCTGCTGGCGGGCGAACTCGCCGCGGCGCGCGCCGCCGCCCCCGGCCCGCTGGCCGCGCTCACCGCGCTGACGAGCGCCTACGTCGGCTTCTCCCGCGACCACCCGGCACACTTCCGGCTCATGTTCCGCCCCGAGCTCTCCCAGCCGGAGAAGCACCCGGACGCCACCGTGGCCGGTGACGCCGCCTTCGCCGTACTCACCGACACCATCGCCGAGTGTGTCGCGGCCGGGGCGGTGCCCGAGCGCGGCGCGGAGACCCTGGCGGTGACCTTCTGGGCGCTGGCGCACGGCCTCGCCTCGCTCTGGCTGGACGGGCAGCTCGCCGAGCGCAGCGATCAGCTCGGTACCAGCGCCGAGGAGCTGGTCGCCGAGATCCTGCGCGGCTTCGCCGCGCTCGCCACCCCGGCCCCGGGCTGACTACAGTCGGCGCCGTGCTGCTGACCCCCCGCTACGGCGCAGGCGCCCTGGCCGACCTGCTGCCCTCGGTCCTCGCCGCGCTCGGCGTGCCCGGCGAGACCGACGCACTCGACCTCGGCCTCGACCCCGCGATCGACCGGATCTGCGTGCTGCTGGTCGACGGCCTCGGCAGCCACCAGCTGGCCGGGCACGCCGCCGACGCCCCGACCCTGACCGCGCTGCCCCGGCGCACCCTCACCGCCGGTTTCCCCAGCACCACCGCCACCAGCCTGGCCTCCTTCGGCACCGGGCTACCGCCCGGCGAACACGGCCTGGTCGGCTACCTCATCCGGGTCCCCGGCTTCGACCGCGCGGTGAGCACGCTGCGCTGGACCCTGCACGGCGACGGCGAGCGAACCGACCTGCTGAAGGCGCTCCCCCCGGAGGAATTCCAGCCGCGCCCAACGGCTTTCGAGCGAGCGGCGGCGCACGGGGTCACCGTGACCCAGGTGGCGCCCGGCTACCAGAACAACTCGGGGCTGAGCCGGGCGGTGCTGCGCGGCTGCGAATTCCGGCTGGAGGTGTCGGTCGGCGACCTGGTGGACGGGGTGCTCACCGCGCTGGAGGCGGGGCCGCGCGCGCTGGTCTACGCCTACCACGCCGACCTGGACAGCACCGGGCACCTGCGCGGGCCCGGCTCGCGGGCGTGGCGCGGGGAGCTCGCGCACACCGACCGGATCGTGGCCGAGATCGCCGAGCGGCTGCCGCCGCGCTCGGCGCTGCTGGTCACCGCCGATCACGGCATGATCGCGCACACCGGCAGCGTG is a window encoding:
- a CDS encoding SDR family oxidoreductase, whose product is MSPRILVTGATGFLAGHCVAELLRAGYAVRATVRDAAATGRREHLTALGGDLEFAEADLLTDAGWAEAMTGVEGVLHVASPFPAAPPKHEDDLIRPAVDGTLRVLRHAAAAGVRRVVQTSSTAAIVYGHGDDGVRTEADWTVVEKATAYPKSKVLAERAAWDFAAAHPDGPELVVLNPGMILGPLLGAATSTSHEPVRRLLAREMPGMPKVGWVPVDVRDLAVAHRLALETPAAAGNRYICAGDSLSFADIARVLDEEFGPRGYRIPSRTIPDLVVRTVALFDRGVRLTVPNLGIREQVSAEKARTELGWSMRPVRESIVDTAESLIRAGLAPAPEAVPA
- a CDS encoding TetR/AcrR family transcriptional regulator, with amino-acid sequence MRRTTYHHGALRDALMAACLRLLESEGLAAVSLRRVAREAGVSTGAPYHHFPDRSALLSALSVQGFELLAGELAAARAAAPGPLAALTALTSAYVGFSRDHPAHFRLMFRPELSQPEKHPDATVAGDAAFAVLTDTIAECVAAGAVPERGAETLAVTFWALAHGLASLWLDGQLAERSDQLGTSAEELVAEILRGFAALATPAPG
- a CDS encoding alkaline phosphatase family protein; this translates as MLLTPRYGAGALADLLPSVLAALGVPGETDALDLGLDPAIDRICVLLVDGLGSHQLAGHAADAPTLTALPRRTLTAGFPSTTATSLASFGTGLPPGEHGLVGYLIRVPGFDRAVSTLRWTLHGDGERTDLLKALPPEEFQPRPTAFERAAAHGVTVTQVAPGYQNNSGLSRAVLRGCEFRLEVSVGDLVDGVLTALEAGPRALVYAYHADLDSTGHLRGPGSRAWRGELAHTDRIVAEIAERLPPRSALLVTADHGMIAHTGSVDADTEPALRAGVTLLAGEPRARYVYTADGATADVAAAWTATLGADFTVLTGDEAIDRGWFGPVVSDAVRPRIGDLVVVATGTRGVVRTGAEPIQSAMLGHHGSLTPAELEIPLAVAAAL